A genomic segment from Rhodospirillaceae bacterium encodes:
- the flhB gene encoding flagellar biosynthesis protein FlhB, which yields MADEDDAQKTEDPTDKRKEKSRSDGQVASSQEIKSWMSLLGGAFGLLILAPGIATDIRMIGAKFIFAPEAVPLDREHFQLLFFQVFIDISMAIGPFLMLLVLLAFVANVAQTGFIWAPKKIAPDVSKISLLKGAKRMFSLRSVNEFAKGILKLTLVTVVGLTVAGPFMTDMSLFLERPLSAMLDRLLTISVWFTLASVGVMAVIASLDFAYQKYSQKKEMMMSKQEVKDESKQSEGDPQVKARIRQIRMERAQQRMMASVPDADVVITNPTHYAIALKYKMADMTAPVLVAKGVDTLAMKIREVADENDIPIVENPPLARALYASVELDEEVPEEHYMAVAEVIGYVMRMRGDLPPQQVIEPGPQ from the coding sequence ATGGCTGATGAAGACGACGCCCAAAAAACAGAAGACCCGACTGACAAGCGAAAAGAAAAATCGCGCAGTGATGGTCAGGTCGCTTCATCCCAGGAAATCAAAAGCTGGATGTCTCTGCTTGGCGGTGCTTTCGGCCTGTTGATTCTTGCCCCTGGCATAGCAACTGACATTCGCATGATCGGAGCCAAATTCATTTTTGCGCCGGAAGCGGTTCCGCTTGACCGGGAGCATTTTCAACTCCTGTTTTTTCAGGTTTTTATTGATATATCAATGGCCATTGGGCCGTTCCTGATGCTCTTGGTTTTGCTTGCTTTTGTCGCAAACGTTGCCCAGACAGGCTTCATCTGGGCGCCAAAAAAAATTGCTCCCGATGTTAGCAAGATAAGTCTCCTGAAGGGGGCGAAGCGGATGTTTTCGCTACGCTCTGTCAATGAATTCGCCAAAGGCATACTCAAACTGACCCTGGTCACGGTTGTCGGCCTCACGGTGGCCGGGCCGTTTATGACCGATATGTCGTTGTTCCTGGAGCGCCCCCTGAGCGCCATGCTGGATCGCTTGCTGACAATTTCCGTGTGGTTCACGCTGGCTTCTGTTGGTGTCATGGCGGTTATCGCCAGCCTCGATTTTGCTTATCAGAAATACAGCCAGAAAAAAGAAATGATGATGAGCAAGCAGGAGGTCAAGGACGAGAGCAAGCAATCAGAAGGCGACCCGCAGGTGAAAGCCCGCATTCGCCAAATCCGCATGGAACGTGCCCAGCAGAGGATGATGGCTTCAGTGCCTGACGCCGATGTTGTGATCACCAACCCGACCCATTACGCAATTGCCCTGAAATACAAGATGGCCGATATGACCGCCCCGGTGTTGGTTGCCAAGGGCGTCGACACCCTGGCGATGAAGATTCGCGAAGTCGCCGATGAAAATGATATCCCGATTGTCGAAAATCCACCGCTTGCGCGTGCCCTGTATGCCTCTGTCGAGCTGGATGAAGAAGTCCCGGAGGAACATTATATGGCGGTCGCCGAAGTGATCGGCTATGTCATGCGTATGCGTGGCGACTTGCCGCCGCAGCAGGTAATAGAGCCGGGGCCACAGTGA
- the fliR gene encoding flagellar type III secretion system protein FliR, with product MLSDLIQINLFAFFLLFARIGTVFMLMPGIGTAYVPVKVRLTIALAICFIITPLLVGGLPVAPGSQIDMMLLLLSEVTVGLFIGLVARITVGALQTTGTLIALFSSLANALIRDPIAEQQSSLIATFLSMLGMVLIIVTDLHHLMIRGVIESYSLFVPGQSLSFGDFSEMLARRFADSFKLGVQLSSPFLLTALVYYVGLGILGRLMPALPVFIVVMPLQIAGQLSFLMVSLSAMMMYFLSQFEDAIIVFLEP from the coding sequence ATGCTGTCAGACCTGATCCAGATTAACCTGTTTGCTTTTTTCCTGCTGTTCGCCCGGATCGGCACAGTGTTTATGTTGATGCCGGGAATTGGCACGGCCTACGTTCCGGTTAAAGTGCGCCTGACCATTGCCCTGGCGATCTGTTTTATTATTACGCCGCTGCTGGTCGGGGGTCTGCCAGTGGCGCCAGGATCACAAATAGACATGATGCTGTTGCTGTTAAGTGAGGTTACTGTTGGCCTATTTATCGGTCTGGTGGCGCGTATCACCGTTGGCGCCCTGCAAACCACCGGCACCTTGATTGCCCTGTTTTCCTCGCTGGCTAACGCCCTGATCCGCGACCCCATTGCCGAACAGCAAAGTTCACTGATCGCGACATTCTTAAGTATGCTGGGCATGGTCTTGATTATTGTCACTGATTTGCATCACCTGATGATCCGTGGGGTTATCGAAAGCTATAGCCTTTTCGTGCCCGGTCAGTCGCTGTCGTTTGGTGATTTTTCGGAAATGCTGGCGCGGCGTTTCGCCGACAGTTTCAAACTTGGCGTACAGTTATCCTCGCCGTTCTTGCTGACGGCGCTGGTCTACTATGTCGGCCTGGGTATTCTTGGTCGATTGATGCCTGCTTTGCCGGTGTTTATTGTCGTGATGCCACTTCAAATTGCCGGTCAGCTGTCTTTTCTGATGGTATCTTTGTCGGCGATGATGATGTATTTTTTGTCCCAATTCGAGGACGCTATTATCGTATTCCTGGAGCCTTGA
- the fliQ gene encoding flagellar biosynthesis protein FliQ, with the protein MDEVAVLEVGRQALFVILKTSGPIMLAGLGIGLIIALFQALTTIQEMTLTFVPKILVIFMAVVVFLPFMMTTIIEFTNGLFDRISNLG; encoded by the coding sequence ATGGATGAGGTCGCAGTTCTTGAAGTCGGGCGACAGGCCCTTTTCGTGATTCTCAAAACATCCGGGCCGATCATGTTGGCTGGACTGGGGATCGGCCTGATCATTGCTTTATTTCAGGCCCTGACGACGATTCAGGAAATGACCCTGACGTTCGTTCCTAAAATCCTGGTTATTTTTATGGCTGTTGTTGTTTTCCTGCCTTTCATGATGACAACGATTATTGAATTCACCAATGGTCTGTTCGACAGAATTTCTAACCTGGGGTAG
- the fliE gene encoding flagellar hook-basal body complex protein FliE, with translation MAIAPLSNAANVASAYAKATQGGGQGLSARDTEASPFADMVKGALQQAINVQKTSETVSMAAITDKADMNQVVTAVAEAEATLHAVTSIRDKIIDAYREILRMPV, from the coding sequence ATGGCCATAGCACCTCTTTCTAATGCAGCCAATGTAGCATCGGCTTATGCCAAGGCGACTCAGGGCGGTGGGCAAGGTTTAAGCGCCCGTGATACGGAAGCAAGCCCGTTTGCCGATATGGTCAAGGGCGCCCTGCAGCAGGCCATCAATGTGCAAAAGACCAGTGAGACGGTTTCCATGGCCGCGATTACGGACAAGGCCGATATGAATCAGGTGGTCACCGCCGTTGCCGAAGCTGAGGCGACCTTGCACGCGGTAACCTCGATCCGTGATAAAATCATTGATGCCTACAGAGAAATCCTCCGTATGCCGGTATAG
- the flgC gene encoding flagellar basal body rod protein FlgC, with protein sequence MDDLMKTMRISSAGMRAQGSRLRVISENIANASSLPQSPGDLPYRRKVITFKNTLDRAIGLDTVKVAKVIEDKSEFTKSFNPNHPAADADGYVQTPNVNTMMEMMDMREAQRSYEANLSVIKSSKAMLSSTINILSR encoded by the coding sequence ATGGATGATCTTATGAAAACGATGCGGATTTCTTCCGCCGGAATGCGCGCCCAGGGCTCACGCTTGCGTGTTATTTCAGAAAATATCGCCAATGCATCCTCCTTGCCCCAGTCGCCGGGTGATCTTCCTTATCGGCGCAAGGTTATTACCTTCAAGAATACGCTGGATCGCGCCATCGGCCTTGATACGGTCAAGGTTGCCAAGGTGATCGAGGATAAATCCGAATTTACCAAATCCTTCAACCCTAACCACCCGGCCGCTGACGCTGATGGTTATGTGCAAACGCCGAATGTCAACACGATGATGGAAATGATGGACATGCGCGAGGCGCAGCGCTCTTACGAGGCTAATTTGAGTGTCATCAAGTCGTCAAAAGCGATGTTGTCGAGCACCATCAATATTCTGAGCCGTTAA
- the flgB gene encoding flagellar basal body rod protein FlgB: MEIGKLTLFSIVKNRLSWLSQRQEVLAQNIANSDTPRYKASDLKAYNFKELVRNEASQLNLEANGPGHIQGNRRRIRDFSSQVERNPFETAPNGNAVILEEQMAKLNETQISHSLTTQLYKKHLDMIRMAIGNK, encoded by the coding sequence ATGGAAATAGGCAAACTCACGCTTTTTAGCATCGTCAAGAACCGGCTGTCCTGGCTGAGCCAGCGACAGGAAGTTCTGGCGCAGAATATCGCCAATTCCGATACGCCAAGATACAAGGCCAGTGATCTTAAGGCTTATAACTTTAAGGAACTGGTGCGTAATGAGGCGTCTCAATTGAATCTTGAGGCCAACGGGCCGGGGCATATCCAGGGCAACCGCCGTCGTATCCGCGATTTTTCATCACAAGTCGAGCGTAATCCCTTTGAAACCGCACCCAATGGTAACGCCGTGATTCTCGAAGAACAAATGGCCAAGCTCAATGAAACGCAAATCAGTCATAGCTTGACGACACAACTCTACAAGAAACACCTGGACATGATCAGGATGGCCATCGGCAACAAGTAA
- a CDS encoding flagellar protein FhlB encodes MNILANDENGSGDGANKGEKRTDAVAVALEYDPDSEFAPKVVAGGRGAIAEQILQIAFAQGVKVREDADLAEMLSAIDVDSEIPLEAFAAVAEILSYVYRANGNMPDFINEEEPSDDPDTPGETP; translated from the coding sequence TTGAACATTTTGGCAAATGATGAAAACGGCTCAGGTGACGGAGCAAACAAGGGTGAAAAGCGCACCGACGCAGTCGCCGTCGCCCTTGAATATGATCCGGATTCAGAATTCGCCCCCAAGGTTGTTGCCGGCGGGCGCGGCGCCATCGCCGAACAAATACTGCAAATTGCTTTCGCCCAGGGCGTCAAGGTTCGCGAAGATGCCGATTTGGCCGAAATGCTCAGCGCCATTGATGTTGACAGTGAAATCCCGCTCGAGGCCTTCGCCGCCGTCGCTGAAATCCTTTCTTACGTCTACCGGGCCAACGGCAACATGCCTGACTTCATAAACGAAGAAGAGCCCTCCGATGACCCCGACACCCCGGGAGAAACACCATGA
- a CDS encoding FliO/MopB family protein — MDGLDFNLADYMKFVLAFIFVLSLIGLATVAARRFGFGLPTTARNSANRRLGIVETLNVDGKRRLVLIRRDDTEHLLMLSPTSELLIENAITPPQNAFSKALHEAAKATQTPPEPQGPPLPKALKPVDTVSSEDAGVEKKP, encoded by the coding sequence ATGGACGGCCTTGATTTTAACCTCGCAGATTACATGAAATTCGTTCTCGCCTTTATCTTCGTGCTGTCGCTAATCGGCCTTGCCACCGTTGCCGCCCGGCGCTTCGGCTTCGGTTTGCCAACGACGGCAAGAAATTCAGCCAATCGCCGTTTGGGTATTGTTGAAACCCTGAATGTCGATGGTAAACGCCGCCTGGTGTTGATTCGTCGCGACGATACCGAACACCTGTTGATGTTAAGCCCGACCAGCGAACTGCTGATCGAGAATGCCATCACGCCACCGCAAAACGCCTTCTCCAAGGCGCTCCATGAAGCCGCCAAGGCAACCCAGACACCACCGGAACCTCAAGGGCCGCCCCTGCCAAAGGCGCTGAAACCAGTGGATACAGTGTCTTCCGAAGATGCCGGGGTGGAGAAAAAACCATGA
- the fliP gene encoding flagellar type III secretion system pore protein FliP (The bacterial flagellar biogenesis protein FliP forms a type III secretion system (T3SS)-type pore required for flagellar assembly.), protein MSRRKYLVLSTVTAATLGIIWVAFPESAAAQALSLDLGQGGSTTSTIVQLIALITVLSLAPSLLVMVTSFTRIVIVLSFLRTALGTQQTPPNQVLISLALFVTMFIMMPVFQESYDTGIAPLINEEIDEFQAFDRSMLPVKKFMMSIVRERDLTLFADIAKVSDQEIKDTMPLRILIPAFMISELRRAFEIGFLIFIPFLIIDMVVASVLMSMGMMMLPPIIIALPFKIIFFVLVDGWYMVIGSLVRSFGT, encoded by the coding sequence ATGAGCCGCCGCAAGTATCTTGTTTTATCGACCGTGACGGCCGCGACCCTTGGCATCATCTGGGTGGCTTTTCCTGAAAGCGCCGCCGCCCAGGCATTGTCACTGGATCTTGGCCAGGGCGGTTCGACAACCAGCACCATCGTCCAGTTAATCGCCCTGATCACGGTCCTGTCGCTGGCCCCGTCGCTGCTGGTGATGGTGACGTCATTTACCCGCATCGTCATCGTGCTGTCATTTTTGCGAACGGCCTTGGGCACACAGCAGACGCCGCCCAATCAGGTTCTGATTTCGCTAGCCCTGTTCGTCACCATGTTCATCATGATGCCGGTTTTCCAGGAGTCCTATGACACCGGCATCGCACCCTTGATTAACGAGGAAATTGACGAGTTCCAGGCCTTTGATCGTTCCATGCTGCCGGTTAAAAAATTCATGATGAGCATTGTTCGTGAACGCGACCTGACGCTCTTCGCCGATATCGCCAAGGTTTCCGATCAGGAAATTAAGGACACCATGCCACTGCGCATTCTGATTCCCGCCTTCATGATAAGCGAGCTTAGGCGCGCCTTTGAAATCGGCTTTCTGATCTTCATCCCATTCCTGATTATCGACATGGTCGTTGCCTCTGTACTGATGTCCATGGGCATGATGATGTTGCCGCCAATTATCATTGCCTTGCCTTTCAAGATCATCTTTTTCGTACTTGTCGACGGCTGGTACATGGTCATTGGATCGCTGGTGAGAAGTTTCGGGACCTGA
- a CDS encoding tetratricopeptide repeat protein has product MGNRHLHRRYKTGLIIGLTILALGVTAVKAEPVKVRAATHEGYGRIVFNWSSPGPYKVETNGGQLVVSFGRAIEPALAGVVRNLSKYLSSAAPGADGQSVVFGLKDSYEARGFDMGAAVVVDIVEAVVAKPATAEAAKPQAPAPTAAPVEKATRGPAVNVRSGVHTDFTRIVFDWPNKVPYRLEQAGGTATIIFSRPAQLAIAKLQRRPPKLISAISSQATDGGVSVTFSVDETSRVRDSLSGSKVIVDVMKPTGEALPKQVAQVEKKAPEPAKKEVEKKVTVAAPAPAAGPAPVLTPAPAQSVVSEKSVEKVAQVAALEPAAPAPAPAPDQQAAIGKPTALTPPDRTKKSALSEADQTSLNQIAGIKILDGSSAVAAGAVAAGATGKPVKASAVESGADAVGIRIDWDEPVAAAVFRRAGYLWIVFDKNTTMNIADLKAAGGNIIRSLEQVPNENATLLRLATVSNINPTMKRDGLAWIMEFRQQPIAPTTVIDVTPQPNSPIGARLFLSITEPGNAIVLTDPAIGDTLVVVPVIPLGYGIAQTHDYPQARILASSQGLVIQPRADDLRVRPLRQGVEVTNASGLQISPVAAALAADAKLGDGLMIRSLTRLFDLDRWRQANLDTFEENKWKYQMAAATASSSGQEKARMDVARFYFANGFGAEALGVLKIVAENRPEIAETEEFRGLRGAINVLMARYDDAREDLHHESLDKNDEARFWRATLQAYEGDLYGAAADLRRMAAITRPYPRALKIPLETLIADAAIQLGDIKQANRYLEAMRADNPNPAQSSEIDYVEGRLLELSGDFDGAVGKWEEVQEGPHRPSRAKAAVARTELLLKLKQIDDFEAIIELEKLRFAWRGGEFEFELLRRLGDLYVAVGDYRNGLRTMRQAATHFRDNEKAPEVTQQMTDAFAGLYLDDKADDLAPITAIALYDEFKELTPPGEKGDEMIRRLADRLVDVDLLDRASALLQGQVEFRLEGVEKARVGAQLALVHILAHEYEQAIQTLDESDGEDLPEELAAQRQHLRARSLMGQERIEDALALLKDDKSLDADLLRQEIFWNEHDWVQASQILSRLLRTYEAKAGQPLDDLQGGFVLNQAIAMTLSGNERGIDRLRRDFGVAMDDTQFRDAFRLIASPQTLGLISFSSIAGKVADVENFQTFMDAYQERLNELKLSAIN; this is encoded by the coding sequence ATGGGCAACCGGCATCTTCATCGTCGCTATAAAACTGGTCTGATCATCGGACTGACTATTCTCGCCCTTGGCGTGACGGCGGTTAAGGCTGAGCCGGTCAAGGTGCGTGCTGCTACCCATGAAGGTTATGGTCGTATTGTTTTTAACTGGTCCTCGCCCGGGCCATACAAGGTTGAAACAAACGGTGGTCAACTTGTTGTCAGTTTTGGCCGGGCCATTGAACCCGCCCTGGCAGGGGTGGTTAGGAATTTATCCAAGTATCTGAGCAGTGCCGCGCCCGGAGCCGATGGTCAAAGCGTTGTATTTGGCCTGAAGGATTCGTATGAGGCACGTGGTTTCGACATGGGGGCGGCTGTGGTAGTCGATATCGTTGAAGCAGTTGTAGCCAAGCCGGCAACCGCAGAGGCTGCAAAACCACAAGCGCCCGCTCCAACGGCCGCACCTGTTGAGAAAGCGACCAGGGGTCCCGCCGTAAATGTTCGCAGTGGTGTCCACACGGACTTCACCCGTATCGTCTTTGACTGGCCAAACAAGGTGCCTTACCGGCTTGAACAGGCAGGCGGGACGGCGACGATCATTTTTTCCCGACCAGCACAATTGGCAATTGCCAAGTTGCAACGACGTCCGCCGAAGCTCATTTCTGCGATCAGCTCCCAGGCGACCGATGGCGGTGTTTCGGTGACATTCTCGGTTGATGAGACATCCCGTGTTCGTGATTCCCTTTCCGGCTCTAAAGTGATTGTTGATGTGATGAAGCCGACCGGAGAGGCACTTCCAAAACAAGTGGCGCAGGTGGAAAAAAAGGCCCCGGAACCTGCTAAAAAGGAAGTTGAAAAAAAGGTCACAGTTGCCGCACCCGCGCCAGCCGCCGGGCCAGCTCCTGTGTTAACTCCTGCGCCAGCGCAATCAGTGGTATCGGAAAAATCTGTCGAGAAAGTCGCCCAGGTTGCCGCGCTAGAGCCAGCGGCTCCGGCACCAGCACCGGCACCGGACCAGCAAGCGGCAATCGGTAAGCCGACGGCGCTTACCCCGCCTGATCGAACCAAGAAAAGCGCCCTGTCGGAAGCCGATCAGACTTCCCTTAACCAGATCGCCGGGATCAAAATTCTTGATGGTTCATCAGCGGTCGCCGCCGGGGCAGTGGCAGCGGGCGCAACGGGCAAGCCGGTCAAGGCTTCGGCTGTAGAGAGCGGCGCCGATGCCGTTGGAATTCGCATCGATTGGGATGAACCGGTGGCTGCCGCCGTATTCCGCCGTGCAGGATATTTGTGGATTGTGTTTGATAAAAATACAACGATGAATATAGCCGATCTGAAAGCTGCCGGCGGCAACATCATCCGCTCTTTGGAACAAGTCCCCAATGAAAACGCCACGTTGCTCAGGTTGGCGACGGTTTCAAATATTAACCCAACCATGAAACGCGACGGTCTGGCCTGGATTATGGAATTTCGCCAGCAACCCATCGCCCCGACGACGGTCATTGATGTCACCCCGCAACCCAATTCACCCATTGGTGCGCGCCTTTTCCTTTCGATTACGGAACCCGGCAACGCCATTGTGCTGACTGATCCTGCCATCGGCGATACCCTTGTCGTGGTCCCGGTTATTCCTTTGGGTTATGGCATCGCCCAGACTCACGACTATCCTCAGGCCCGCATTCTGGCAAGTTCCCAGGGGTTGGTCATTCAGCCTCGTGCCGACGACTTGCGTGTCCGACCATTGCGTCAGGGGGTCGAAGTGACCAATGCTTCTGGCTTGCAAATATCCCCGGTTGCAGCAGCCCTGGCAGCGGACGCAAAACTTGGCGACGGGCTGATGATCCGCTCGCTGACCCGCTTGTTTGATCTGGACAGATGGCGTCAGGCAAATCTCGATACTTTCGAGGAAAACAAGTGGAAGTATCAGATGGCGGCGGCGACTGCTTCATCATCGGGTCAGGAAAAAGCCCGTATGGATGTGGCCCGCTTCTATTTTGCCAATGGTTTCGGGGCAGAGGCTCTTGGCGTCCTTAAAATTGTTGCCGAAAATCGCCCGGAAATTGCAGAAACAGAAGAATTTCGTGGTCTGCGCGGGGCTATTAACGTGTTGATGGCGCGCTATGATGATGCCCGTGAAGATCTTCATCATGAAAGCCTGGATAAAAATGACGAGGCCCGTTTCTGGCGGGCTACATTACAGGCCTATGAAGGTGATCTGTACGGTGCGGCGGCTGACCTCAGGCGCATGGCGGCAATCACACGGCCCTATCCGCGGGCCCTTAAAATCCCGTTGGAAACCCTGATTGCAGACGCCGCCATCCAGCTTGGCGACATCAAACAGGCAAACCGTTATCTGGAGGCCATGCGCGCCGATAACCCCAACCCGGCCCAATCCAGCGAGATCGATTATGTGGAGGGGCGATTGCTCGAACTGTCTGGCGATTTTGATGGTGCTGTCGGTAAATGGGAAGAGGTTCAGGAAGGCCCGCACCGGCCAAGCCGGGCCAAGGCCGCCGTTGCCCGTACCGAATTGTTGCTGAAATTGAAACAGATCGACGATTTTGAAGCCATCATCGAGCTTGAAAAATTGCGCTTCGCGTGGCGCGGCGGCGAGTTTGAATTTGAACTCTTGCGCCGTCTGGGTGATTTGTATGTGGCAGTGGGCGATTACCGGAATGGTTTGCGGACCATGCGTCAGGCGGCGACTCATTTTCGCGATAATGAAAAAGCTCCCGAAGTGACCCAACAGATGACGGACGCTTTTGCCGGACTGTATCTTGATGACAAAGCTGATGATCTGGCTCCGATCACCGCCATCGCCCTGTATGATGAATTCAAGGAACTGACACCGCCGGGCGAGAAGGGGGATGAGATGATCCGCCGCCTTGCCGACAGGCTTGTCGATGTTGATTTACTCGACCGTGCCTCTGCCCTTTTGCAGGGGCAGGTGGAATTCCGACTGGAAGGGGTGGAAAAGGCCCGTGTCGGGGCGCAACTGGCGCTGGTCCACATTCTTGCCCACGAATATGAGCAGGCCATACAAACCCTTGATGAGTCAGACGGCGAAGATCTGCCCGAAGAACTTGCCGCTCAGCGTCAACATTTGAGGGCCCGTTCACTGATGGGTCAGGAGCGTATCGAAGATGCCCTGGCATTGCTTAAAGACGATAAGTCTCTGGATGCCGACTTGTTGCGTCAGGAAATATTCTGGAACGAACACGACTGGGTACAGGCTTCACAAATCCTCAGCCGCTTGCTTAGAACTTATGAGGCCAAGGCAGGGCAGCCGCTGGATGATCTGCAAGGCGGTTTTGTGCTCAACCAGGCCATCGCCATGACATTAAGCGGCAATGAGCGCGGCATTGACCGGTTGCGCCGCGATTTTGGCGTCGCCATGGACGACACCCAGTTTCGCGACGCTTTCCGGCTGATTGCCAGCCCGCAGACCCTGGGGCTGATCAGTTTTTCCTCTATCGCCGGCAAGGTAGCAGATGTGGAGAACTTCCAAACTTTCATGGATGCCTATCAGGAGCGCCTGAACGAACTTAAACTCAGCGCCATAAACTAG
- a CDS encoding OmpA family protein, whose protein sequence is MDEEDIRMESKKNIAWMLTFTDLVSLMLTFFVLLFSMSNIKVDRWNDVIDALSQSLNPSSTKAQSSATASFNIATLFRKRAINLDYLTSVLDEAVAKDDLLASSQLMRLEDRLVIALPGDLLFQPGKAVLAENARKALFNLGGVLRNIGNQIGINGHTDPAPPTGSDYTSNWELSMGRATAVANALMRAGYTEDIVAFGYADSRFKELPDMPAAERRTLGRRVDIVVFPTVGEF, encoded by the coding sequence ATGGATGAAGAAGACATCCGCATGGAGTCCAAGAAGAATATTGCCTGGATGCTGACGTTCACGGATCTGGTATCTTTGATGCTGACCTTTTTTGTGCTGCTGTTCTCCATGTCCAATATCAAGGTTGATCGCTGGAACGACGTTATCGACGCGCTGTCACAGAGCCTCAATCCATCAAGTACCAAGGCGCAATCTTCAGCTACGGCCAGCTTTAACATTGCCACCTTGTTCCGCAAGCGGGCAATCAATCTGGATTATTTGACGTCCGTACTTGATGAGGCGGTTGCCAAGGATGACTTATTGGCTTCTTCCCAACTGATGCGGCTTGAGGATCGCCTTGTCATTGCCCTGCCGGGTGATCTTCTGTTCCAGCCAGGCAAGGCGGTGCTGGCCGAAAACGCCAGAAAAGCTTTGTTTAATCTGGGCGGTGTCCTGCGAAATATCGGCAACCAGATTGGCATTAATGGCCATACGGACCCGGCACCACCCACGGGCAGCGACTACACATCAAACTGGGAATTGTCCATGGGCCGGGCGACGGCGGTGGCCAACGCTCTTATGCGTGCGGGTTACACCGAAGACATCGTCGCTTTCGGTTATGCCGACAGCCGCTTCAAGGAACTTCCCGATATGCCCGCGGCGGAACGTCGAACCCTCGGTCGCCGTGTTGATATCGTGGTTTTCCCGACAGTCGGTGAATTTTGA
- a CDS encoding chemotaxis protein CheZ produces MKSVKGKAPKTSDLFAELEALAKYIQDAKKEIAALSPDEVKEDFLPTASGELDAIIEATADATNLIMDSTEIIEEVMSGLKGKNADQLMAATTSIYEACGFQDITGQRITKVVSTLKEIEEKVDDLVAVFAGNSTSQAKNSKKKAASKGKKEITDEDLLNGPQASEQAKSQAEIDALLASFD; encoded by the coding sequence ATGAAATCGGTCAAGGGTAAAGCACCCAAAACATCTGATCTTTTCGCTGAACTTGAGGCTCTGGCAAAATACATTCAGGACGCTAAAAAAGAAATCGCCGCTCTTAGTCCCGATGAGGTCAAAGAGGATTTCCTGCCGACTGCATCTGGTGAACTCGACGCTATTATCGAGGCTACAGCTGACGCCACCAACCTGATTATGGATTCGACGGAAATAATCGAAGAAGTCATGTCGGGTTTGAAAGGCAAAAATGCCGATCAATTGATGGCAGCGACAACCAGCATTTATGAGGCCTGCGGTTTTCAGGATATTACCGGCCAGCGCATAACCAAAGTCGTCAGTACACTTAAAGAGATTGAGGAAAAAGTCGACGATCTGGTTGCTGTTTTTGCCGGTAATTCAACAAGCCAGGCTAAAAATTCAAAAAAGAAGGCAGCTTCAAAAGGTAAAAAAGAAATCACAGACGAAGATCTGTTAAATGGCCCGCAAGCAAGCGAACAGGCCAAATCCCAGGCGGAAATCGACGCGTTATTAGCAAGTTTCGACTAA
- a CDS encoding response regulator, protein MAVDMNMNVLIVDDYKTMLRILRNLLKQLNFNNIEDATDGSMALEVLRTKDIGMVISDWNMEPMTGIQLLREVRGDDKLKHLPFIMITAESKSENVIAAKEAGVSNYIVKPFNAETLKSKITSVLGEF, encoded by the coding sequence ATGGCTGTCGATATGAATATGAACGTCTTGATCGTTGACGATTACAAGACGATGTTGAGAATTTTACGTAATCTTCTCAAGCAATTGAATTTTAACAATATTGAAGATGCTACCGATGGCAGTATGGCCCTTGAAGTTCTTCGTACCAAAGATATTGGTATGGTGATTTCTGATTGGAATATGGAGCCAATGACGGGTATTCAACTGCTTCGAGAAGTGCGCGGCGATGACAAACTGAAACATCTGCCTTTCATCATGATTACGGCGGAAAGTAAGTCTGAAAACGTGATCGCCGCCAAGGAAGCTGGTGTATCGAACTATATTGTTAAGCCGTTCAATGCGGAAACTTTGAAATCCAAGATTACCAGTGTGCTTGGAGAATTCTAG